ATTTAATTGCTCAACATATCattataacaataacaaaagCAACAATGGGATAGAGTACCTCCTTATAAACAACAAGCAAATCATTAGAACTCGTGCAAGTTGTTTTTCACATCTACATTTTCTTTAGGTGTAATTGTAACTCTATGTATTTAGCATATGGAGGTCTTCacaaatcatgttttaaaaattataattgtaGTAATATCACTGTATAGTCCAAGTATGAATTACTACTTGAATCTCAACTTCAAATGAACTCCGAAAGACATTGAAGAGCCAAGGAACAACTAATTACTTTAGATAGTCATCAAGGTTGAAAAATTCAGACCTCACGGGGAAGGCCCCACAATCTTCGAGAATAAATATTAGACTCAGATGCAACAATATGCGTTGGTATCCTCTCAGCACCTTCCGAGTTTGATGGATCCCAAATCTACAATATTTGTGCAAATAACATAagtcttgaaagacactacaAATTTTCAAGAGATGGATTGCAATCTTATCTCTATATAACTAAAATTGACCCTCAATATCTGAAtgtaataattaaataagaataCGAAACTTTCTTGCACCAAAATATCAAAAGAAGCTGCTTGGAGCCAATACAAGCAACAAATGTTATACCTTTGTGTCAGAATGCCTGTGTGAACGACCTTTGTGGCTCCTAAGATAAGACAATAAATTTAATAGATCTTCGGTTGAGAAGCTTGAATACTTGCCCTCAATGTAAGTGAGATCAATTAACCCAAAAATATTAGAAGGTACCTTCACCTGCAGTATCGAAATACACAAGAAGATTATCTTATTAGCTCTTATACAAGGATACTTAAGAGAAAAATGAGGTAGTAAATCAGGGAAACACTTAGTTTTTTGAGCAAGCAGTGAGTTTATTTATAAGAGCGTGCATATCTGTATATATTTGAATGACAAGACAATAGTATCCACTCTAACTTGGTGAGATTCGCTCATAAAAAACTGTTAAAAAACAAATATCTATATATCTTATTGAATTCAAAAGCCAAAGTAACCTTGGTCAATGGACATGTTGGAAATGATACACCTAAGAAAATACCAAACGCAACTCCTGAAAAGGTCGTCAAGATAAGCCTCATCATTTCATTTCCTCTTCTAGTGTTTGAGCTGTCATAGAAGATCTAAGTTAAAAGCTTGAAATCACGCTAAATGTTCTCTCAAGAAAAGGCAATAAAGGATCCATAAATCACTTATAAACTAAAAACCTGTGCGTAGGTGTCCCCATTCTACCTACAATCCCCTTGGAACAATTTCAGAATCACAAAAAGAGGAAGCTGCACAGAATTGACTCAAGAAGACTTCCAGTGACTCACAATAG
This genomic interval from Capsicum annuum cultivar UCD-10X-F1 unplaced genomic scaffold, UCD10Xv1.1 ctg80686, whole genome shotgun sequence contains the following:
- the LOC107842768 gene encoding uncharacterized protein LOC107842768 → MGTPTHSSNTRRGNEMMRLILTTFSGVAFGIFLGVSFPTCPLTKVKVPSNIFGLIDLTYIEGKYSSFSTEDLLNLLSYLRSHKGRSHRHSDTKIWDPSNSEGAERIPTHIVASESNIYSRRLWGLPREV